Proteins from a genomic interval of Mesobacillus sp. S13:
- a CDS encoding GNAT family N-acetyltransferase, translated as MDVFFQNGSLSVRRLKEKDKPLLAKWLSNPKVLEYYEGRDQPFDLEKVENVFYAADDEEVKCIIEYDGQPIGYIQYYELDEATKGEYGYGPEKVFGIDQFIGEVDYWNRGIGTSLVTSMTEFLINQLHADIVVMDPQVWNARAIKCYEKCGFKKVKLLTEHGLHEKEYRDCWLIEYRE; from the coding sequence ATGGATGTTTTTTTCCAAAACGGCAGTTTATCGGTCCGAAGGTTAAAAGAAAAAGATAAACCTTTATTAGCAAAGTGGCTTTCAAATCCAAAGGTACTTGAATACTATGAAGGCCGGGATCAACCTTTCGATTTAGAAAAAGTCGAAAATGTTTTTTATGCTGCGGATGACGAGGAAGTTAAATGCATAATTGAGTACGATGGGCAGCCCATAGGCTATATTCAATATTATGAATTGGACGAGGCAACAAAAGGTGAATATGGGTATGGCCCGGAAAAAGTTTTTGGAATAGATCAGTTTATTGGGGAAGTCGACTATTGGAATAGAGGGATAGGAACTAGTCTGGTCACATCCATGACGGAATTTCTCATTAACCAGCTTCATGCTGACATAGTGGTCATGGATCCGCAAGTGTGGAATGCGCGTGCGATAAAATGCTACGAAAAATGCGGTTTCAAAAAAGTTAAACTCTTGACTGAACACGGGCTCCATGAAAAAGAATATCGTGACTGCTGGCTGATTGAATACAGGGAATAA
- a CDS encoding glycoside hydrolase family 1 protein: MKTYQFPEGFLWGGATAANQIEGGYNEGKKGLNVADVLPGGKARYDILTKPGFDFEIKTDQYYPNHEAIDFYHRYKEDIALFAEMGFKAFRMSIAWTRIFPNGDEAEPNEEGLQFYDRVLDELRKHGIEPIVTISHYEMPLHLVKEYGGWRNRQVVTFFERYANTILTRYKDKVKYWMTFNEINSALVMPINGLGFSIEKEEDRYQQTFQAYHHQLVASAIAVKACHEIIPSSQIGCMILFAPVYPYDSNPVNVLHALQEEQIFNYFCGDVQVRGEYPPFMNRYFKEHNIKLEIEEGDLKILKQGTVDYVGFSYYMSRTEKIEKTEDDASEGNIIGGVRNPFLEVSDWGWEIDPVGLRISLNKLYDRYQIPLFVVENGLGAYDKMEKDGSINDDYRIDYLREHIKAMGEAIEDGVDLMGYTSWGCIDMVSMSTGEFSKRYGYIYVDKHDDGSGTLERRRKKSFFWYKDVINTNGEKL, from the coding sequence ATGAAAACATATCAATTCCCTGAGGGTTTTTTATGGGGCGGTGCTACTGCGGCCAATCAAATTGAAGGGGGCTACAACGAAGGTAAGAAGGGCCTGAATGTCGCGGATGTTCTGCCAGGAGGAAAAGCAAGATACGATATTTTAACGAAACCTGGTTTCGATTTTGAAATCAAAACTGATCAATACTACCCGAATCATGAAGCGATCGATTTTTACCATCGATACAAAGAGGATATTGCTTTGTTCGCGGAGATGGGTTTCAAGGCATTCAGGATGTCGATTGCCTGGACGAGAATTTTTCCGAATGGCGATGAGGCCGAGCCGAATGAGGAAGGTCTTCAATTTTACGACCGGGTTTTGGATGAATTGCGCAAGCATGGGATTGAGCCAATCGTGACCATTTCCCACTATGAAATGCCTCTTCATTTGGTGAAAGAGTATGGAGGCTGGCGTAATCGCCAGGTGGTGACATTCTTCGAAAGATATGCCAACACCATCTTAACCCGTTATAAGGATAAGGTTAAGTATTGGATGACGTTCAATGAAATCAATAGTGCTCTGGTGATGCCGATTAATGGCCTTGGTTTTTCGATTGAAAAAGAAGAGGACCGATACCAGCAAACATTTCAAGCATACCATCATCAATTAGTAGCAAGTGCCATTGCCGTTAAAGCCTGCCATGAAATTATTCCAAGTTCGCAAATCGGATGTATGATCCTTTTCGCGCCGGTTTACCCTTATGACAGCAACCCTGTAAATGTCCTGCACGCACTTCAGGAAGAGCAGATCTTCAATTATTTTTGCGGAGATGTCCAGGTGCGCGGAGAGTATCCTCCCTTTATGAATCGATACTTTAAAGAACACAATATTAAACTAGAGATTGAAGAAGGGGATTTAAAAATACTAAAGCAGGGCACCGTGGATTACGTCGGGTTTAGCTACTATATGTCACGCACTGAGAAAATTGAGAAGACCGAAGATGATGCATCAGAAGGAAATATCATTGGCGGTGTGAGGAATCCATTCCTGGAAGTTAGTGACTGGGGATGGGAAATCGATCCGGTTGGATTGCGAATCAGTTTGAACAAACTATATGATCGCTATCAGATTCCGCTCTTTGTCGTTGAAAACGGTTTGGGAGCCTATGACAAAATGGAGAAAGACGGCAGTATAAACGATGACTATCGGATTGACTATTTGCGTGAGCATATTAAAGCAATGGGCGAAGCAATTGAAGATGGTGTCGACTTGATGGGTTATACGAGCTGGGGATGCATCGATATGGTCAGCATGTCAACGGGCGAGTTCTCCAAAAGGTATGGCTACATCTATGTGGACAAGCATGACGATGGCAGCGGAACTTTGGAACGGAGGAGGAAAAAGTCATTCTTTTGGTATAAAGATGTGATTAACACCAACGGGGAAAAGTTATAG
- a CDS encoding TraB/GumN family protein gives MGEENITRLEMNGKEYILIGTAHVSKHSAEQVKEVIEAERPDSVCVELDEQRYQTITEGSKWQEMDIIQVIKEKRASLLLMNLAISSFQNRMAKELGIKAGQEMIQGIESAKEVGAELVLADRNIQITFSRIWGNLGLKGKALLLSQIITSIFSRDSISEEELEKLKEQDTINAMLNEFTETFPRLKKPLIDERDQYLAQKIKEAPGEKIIAVLGAAHVPGIKEEIKKSHDLKKLRAIPPKSKWPKVIGWSIPVLILAIILYTFLANPTAGFAQTISWILWNGSLSALGAAIAMGHPLTILTAFIAAPITSLNPLLAAGWFAGLTQAYIRRPSVKDFETLSEDVFSVKGFWRNKVSRVLLIVVLANLGSSLGTFIGGADVIRVFIENL, from the coding sequence ATGGGCGAGGAAAATATTACGAGATTAGAAATGAATGGCAAGGAATACATACTGATTGGAACTGCTCATGTATCTAAACACAGTGCAGAGCAGGTAAAAGAGGTCATTGAGGCAGAAAGACCGGACTCGGTCTGCGTTGAGTTGGACGAGCAGCGATATCAAACAATCACCGAGGGCTCAAAGTGGCAGGAGATGGATATTATCCAGGTCATCAAAGAAAAACGAGCCTCCTTATTATTGATGAATCTCGCTATTTCATCTTTCCAAAACCGGATGGCGAAGGAGCTTGGAATCAAAGCAGGGCAGGAAATGATTCAGGGAATTGAATCTGCAAAGGAAGTTGGCGCAGAACTTGTGCTCGCTGACCGGAATATCCAGATTACTTTTTCCCGAATCTGGGGCAACCTTGGTTTGAAAGGAAAAGCTTTACTTTTAAGTCAAATCATCACAAGCATCTTCAGCCGGGACAGCATCTCGGAGGAGGAACTGGAAAAACTGAAGGAACAGGATACGATTAATGCGATGCTGAATGAATTCACCGAAACGTTTCCGCGTCTGAAAAAGCCATTGATTGATGAGCGTGACCAGTATCTGGCTCAAAAAATCAAAGAGGCACCTGGCGAAAAAATCATCGCTGTCCTTGGTGCGGCCCACGTACCGGGAATAAAGGAAGAAATCAAAAAGTCACACGATCTGAAAAAACTTAGAGCAATTCCGCCGAAATCCAAATGGCCAAAAGTCATAGGCTGGAGCATCCCTGTATTGATTCTGGCTATTATTCTCTATACTTTTTTGGCTAACCCCACTGCTGGTTTTGCCCAGACTATCAGCTGGATTTTATGGAATGGCAGCCTTTCCGCACTGGGAGCTGCGATCGCCATGGGCCATCCACTGACAATTTTGACTGCTTTTATAGCTGCGCCGATTACTTCCTTAAATCCTTTGCTTGCCGCAGGCTGGTTTGCAGGATTGACACAGGCGTATATTCGCAGGCCGAGTGTCAAGGACTTTGAGACATTATCTGAAGATGTATTCAGTGTTAAAGGATTCTGGCGAAATAAGGTCAGCCGTGTATTGCTGATTGTCGTACTTGCGAACCTTGGGAGTTCCCTCGGAACCTTCATTGGCGGTGCAGATGTAATCAGGGTTTTTATTGAGAATTTATAA
- a CDS encoding SDR family oxidoreductase, translated as MSQLEGKVAFITGASSGIGRAAAIKVANEGAKVALIDVKEENAREVKESIEAAGGNALIVECDIANPTEMEQSFQMVADTWGNVDIVFANAGINGVIAPIEDLTVEDWDETINTNLRGTFLTVKYAIPHMKKNGGSIIITSSINGNRIYKNFGMSAYSTSKIGQTGFGKMAALELAQYKIRVNVICPGAIETNIGKNTFPQEDELEKIKIPVEYPEGNQPLEENAGKPEQVADLVFFLASDLSSHITGTEVYIDGAESLL; from the coding sequence TTGAGCCAATTAGAAGGAAAGGTCGCTTTTATAACAGGTGCCAGCTCAGGAATCGGAAGAGCGGCGGCGATCAAAGTGGCTAATGAGGGGGCAAAAGTAGCACTGATTGATGTAAAGGAAGAAAACGCCAGGGAAGTAAAAGAGTCAATTGAAGCTGCTGGGGGGAATGCCCTTATAGTCGAATGTGATATAGCCAATCCGACTGAAATGGAACAAAGCTTTCAAATGGTGGCTGATACCTGGGGGAATGTAGATATCGTTTTTGCCAACGCAGGCATAAACGGTGTTATTGCCCCAATTGAAGACCTGACAGTAGAGGATTGGGACGAAACCATCAACACGAACCTCCGAGGGACTTTTCTTACTGTAAAATATGCCATACCGCATATGAAGAAGAATGGCGGCAGCATCATCATCACAAGCTCCATCAACGGTAACAGGATATATAAGAATTTTGGTATGTCCGCCTACAGCACTTCTAAAATAGGACAAACAGGCTTCGGCAAAATGGCGGCACTTGAACTCGCACAGTATAAAATAAGAGTCAATGTCATCTGTCCGGGAGCGATTGAAACCAATATAGGGAAAAACACATTTCCTCAAGAGGATGAACTTGAGAAAATCAAAATTCCGGTCGAATATCCAGAAGGCAACCAGCCACTTGAAGAAAATGCCGGAAAACCGGAACAAGTAGCAGATCTTGTCTTCTTTCTAGCATCTGATCTGTCCTCGCACATAACTGGCACAGAAGTCTATATAGATGGAGCAGAGTCGCTTTTATAA
- a CDS encoding YdhK family protein yields the protein MKHNNKFVLVMISMTTALFLTACTGDQEKSNNENHNSHANMEHSGSGDLPAGLKEAANPTYKVGSKAIITDDHMPGMDGAEATIVGAYDTTVYSLSYDPKNGGDRVERHEWVIHEELLDAGAKPLKPGDEATINTNHMEGMQGAKAVIDTSEEITVYMVDFSPTDGSEKVTNHQWVTEDELSPAK from the coding sequence ATGAAACATAACAATAAATTTGTATTGGTAATGATATCAATGACAACAGCTTTATTTTTAACTGCCTGCACTGGTGATCAAGAAAAGTCCAATAATGAAAACCACAACAGCCATGCTAATATGGAGCACTCAGGATCAGGAGATTTACCTGCAGGCCTGAAGGAAGCCGCAAATCCAACATACAAAGTTGGCAGCAAGGCAATCATAACTGACGATCACATGCCTGGCATGGATGGGGCGGAAGCGACGATTGTTGGAGCTTATGACACCACCGTTTACTCCTTATCATATGATCCGAAGAATGGGGGAGACCGTGTAGAACGACATGAGTGGGTCATCCATGAGGAATTGCTTGATGCCGGAGCCAAGCCATTAAAGCCAGGGGATGAAGCAACTATCAATACCAATCATATGGAAGGAATGCAAGGAGCAAAAGCCGTCATCGATACATCCGAAGAAATAACAGTCTATATGGTTGATTTTTCGCCGACTGATGGGTCTGAAAAAGTGACCAACCATCAATGGGTGACGGAAGACGAACTTTCTCCTGCAAAGTAA
- a CDS encoding GNAT family N-acetyltransferase, with translation MIFDQENKTITTSRLILRMFDQSDAKEVARLCNNFNIYNNTLYLPYPYSLEDALSWMERHLENYEAGVSYEFAVTEKESGQLLGAIGLSCNQRFNQGEIAYWIGEEFWGKGYATEAAEAVLQFAFEEKKLHKVFARCFGSNPASARVLVKLGMKEEGTLTDHIRKDDRYEDLVHYGIINK, from the coding sequence ATGATCTTTGATCAAGAAAACAAAACAATCACAACTTCAAGACTGATTCTGCGGATGTTTGATCAGTCTGATGCGAAAGAAGTCGCCAGGCTTTGCAATAATTTTAATATCTACAATAATACTTTGTACCTGCCTTATCCATATTCATTAGAAGATGCTTTGTCATGGATGGAAAGGCATCTTGAAAATTATGAAGCGGGTGTATCATACGAATTTGCTGTAACCGAGAAGGAAAGCGGGCAACTGTTGGGTGCTATCGGATTATCATGTAACCAGAGATTCAATCAAGGTGAAATAGCTTATTGGATTGGCGAGGAGTTTTGGGGAAAAGGTTATGCAACAGAGGCAGCGGAAGCGGTGCTTCAATTTGCTTTCGAAGAAAAGAAATTACATAAAGTATTTGCTCGCTGCTTCGGTTCAAATCCGGCTTCTGCACGGGTTTTGGTGAAGTTGGGAATGAAAGAAGAAGGGACTTTAACCGACCACATCAGGAAAGATGACCGATATGAAGATTTAGTTCATTATGGAATAATCAACAAGTAA
- a CDS encoding DUF2935 domain-containing protein: MISLWDEQSFWLEMLRDHAYFVRDGLSPAESEYVKIANQFIGLYDNLLTKLKTIPRDAGYQDSQMIDFSRRAWKLAKNYYDFEGALQSLRIDNKVNLNLSPTYLNGTLSENQEYLRILSYLVEGQEPVRLSITQIMDLWLEDQLGHAVLFENLLDPIEVGANMAAQEFKKRFQLYIVQNHHLKNYLRVKQPGFARQQEFIYEVGKTTLEMNQFIKQMVAKYKENTILNKSNLRFLEHHFPETCYFLASLSYYEPRLQKLVGNCSLSKPSF; encoded by the coding sequence ATGATTTCTCTGTGGGATGAACAATCATTTTGGCTTGAAATGCTGCGTGATCATGCTTATTTTGTCAGGGATGGGTTATCGCCAGCCGAGAGTGAGTATGTAAAAATCGCCAACCAATTCATCGGCTTATATGACAATCTTTTAACAAAGTTAAAAACAATTCCTCGTGATGCTGGTTACCAGGATAGTCAAATGATTGATTTTTCAAGAAGAGCATGGAAGCTTGCCAAAAATTATTATGATTTTGAAGGCGCTTTGCAATCGCTCCGTATCGACAATAAAGTCAACTTGAATTTGTCACCTACTTATTTAAACGGTACTTTAAGTGAAAATCAGGAATATTTACGGATACTGAGCTATCTAGTAGAAGGCCAGGAACCAGTTCGGCTGTCAATTACACAAATAATGGATCTTTGGCTTGAAGATCAACTTGGTCATGCTGTGCTTTTCGAAAATCTGCTTGACCCTATTGAAGTGGGTGCAAACATGGCCGCGCAAGAATTCAAAAAAAGGTTCCAGTTATACATCGTCCAAAATCACCACTTAAAAAATTATTTAAGGGTAAAACAGCCCGGCTTTGCGCGCCAGCAGGAATTTATCTATGAAGTAGGAAAGACTACACTTGAAATGAATCAGTTCATTAAGCAAATGGTTGCAAAGTACAAGGAAAATACCATATTAAATAAATCAAATCTCAGGTTCCTGGAACACCACTTCCCAGAAACATGTTACTTTCTTGCGAGTTTAAGTTACTATGAACCAAGATTGCAGAAACTGGTTGGTAATTGTTCTTTATCCAAACCATCGTTTTAA
- a CDS encoding H-type small acid-soluble spore protein, with protein sequence MDLQRVKEILAAENEISVHYHGVPIWIESIDSTSSMAIISPRGTHEERQLVSIDGLDETR encoded by the coding sequence ATGGACTTGCAACGTGTGAAAGAAATATTAGCTGCTGAAAATGAAATCTCTGTCCACTATCACGGAGTACCGATCTGGATTGAAAGCATCGATTCTACTTCGAGCATGGCGATCATCTCGCCAAGAGGAACCCATGAAGAAAGACAGCTTGTCTCTATAGACGGTTTGGATGAAACTAGGTAG
- a CDS encoding DUF4230 domain-containing protein: protein MDKQEKVMNKIDELLTELRAGRAETSTALAANFPRSSKVSTFSRILLISLLLTSLIGVGVWYVTGSTGKAESTVFIEQVHGLATLATAEAHVKVILEQEDNELFGEKINLNLPGTKRELLLIVPATVIAGVDLEGMNQEDIKVDDEKKIVEIALPPAAFIQEPSIKMNEVRTFSDEGLLRGKVQWDQGFDLAALAQEEIKKEAIDSGILQKAETNAETVLKEFFGHMGYRIIISK, encoded by the coding sequence ATGGACAAGCAGGAAAAAGTCATGAATAAAATTGATGAACTTTTGACGGAATTAAGGGCGGGAAGAGCGGAAACATCAACTGCCCTTGCTGCCAATTTCCCAAGAAGTTCGAAGGTAAGCACTTTTAGCAGGATCCTGCTCATTTCGCTATTGTTAACATCATTGATTGGTGTTGGAGTCTGGTATGTTACGGGAAGTACAGGAAAAGCTGAATCGACTGTATTTATTGAACAAGTTCATGGCCTGGCAACACTCGCGACAGCTGAGGCTCATGTAAAGGTAATACTTGAGCAGGAGGATAATGAGTTGTTCGGGGAAAAAATAAACCTGAATCTTCCTGGCACAAAACGTGAATTGCTTTTAATTGTTCCAGCCACTGTAATTGCAGGTGTAGATTTAGAAGGAATGAACCAGGAAGACATAAAGGTTGATGACGAGAAAAAGATTGTAGAAATTGCATTGCCTCCGGCTGCATTCATTCAAGAGCCATCCATTAAAATGAATGAGGTAAGGACATTTTCAGATGAAGGCCTTCTACGCGGAAAAGTACAATGGGATCAAGGATTCGATTTAGCTGCTTTAGCTCAGGAAGAAATCAAGAAGGAAGCCATCGATTCAGGCATTTTACAAAAAGCTGAAACCAATGCTGAAACAGTTTTGAAAGAGTTTTTCGGACATATGGGATATAGGATCATCATAAGTAAATAA
- a CDS encoding GNAT family N-acetyltransferase, translating into MFLYKINEQLSLKLAEVNDADRVFELTEKSRDYLKEWLPWLDFTTKVEDTKEFLKGTMKGYADNNSMTTVILYEGEIVGTAGFNSINWSNKTAYIGYWIGHEYQGKGIMTKVARALTEYAFDHLKLNKVEIRAAADNKKSRGIPERLGFVEEGKIRQAEWLYDHYVDHIVYGILAEEWDSK; encoded by the coding sequence ATGTTTCTTTATAAAATAAATGAACAACTATCTTTAAAACTAGCTGAGGTAAATGATGCAGACCGAGTATTTGAACTAACAGAAAAGTCTAGGGATTATTTAAAAGAGTGGCTGCCGTGGCTGGACTTTACAACTAAGGTTGAAGACACGAAAGAATTTTTAAAAGGAACGATGAAAGGTTACGCCGATAACAATAGCATGACTACCGTTATTTTATACGAAGGAGAAATCGTTGGAACTGCAGGTTTCAACAGTATCAATTGGTCAAACAAAACGGCTTACATCGGCTATTGGATTGGCCATGAATATCAAGGAAAAGGAATTATGACGAAGGTTGCCAGGGCACTGACTGAATACGCCTTTGACCATTTGAAATTGAACAAAGTTGAAATCAGGGCGGCGGCGGATAATAAAAAGAGCAGAGGCATCCCTGAAAGATTGGGGTTTGTGGAGGAAGGAAAAATCAGGCAAGCAGAATGGTTATATGATCACTATGTGGATCATATTGTTTATGGGATTCTGGCTGAAGAATGGGACTCAAAATAG